From the Alkalibacter rhizosphaerae genome, one window contains:
- a CDS encoding adenylyltransferase/cytidyltransferase family protein produces the protein MKKYKVGYTTGVFDMFHIGHLNILKKAKERCDHLIVGVTTDELVSYKNTKAIIPQQERLAIIESIKYVDQVVLQETMDKMDAWNKYHFDAMFVGSDWQGTDKWNAFEQQFGAIGVDIVYFPYTDGTSSTKLKEILEDILHEHTSD, from the coding sequence ATGAAAAAGTATAAAGTGGGTTACACAACAGGAGTTTTCGACATGTTTCACATCGGTCACTTGAACATTTTGAAAAAAGCAAAAGAACGATGCGATCATCTGATCGTTGGAGTGACCACGGATGAATTGGTTTCTTACAAAAATACCAAGGCCATCATTCCCCAACAGGAGCGCCTGGCCATCATCGAAAGCATCAAATATGTGGACCAGGTGGTTCTTCAGGAAACCATGGACAAGATGGACGCTTGGAACAAGTATCATTTCGATGCCATGTTTGTGGGAAGCGACTGGCAGGGAACGGACAAATGGAACGCCTTTGAGCAGCAGTTCGGAGCCATCGGTGTGGACATCGTATATTTTCCCTATACGGATGGGACATCATCCACCAAGTTGAAGGAGATTTTGGAAGATATTTTACATGAACATACTTCGGACTGA
- a CDS encoding ChbG/HpnK family deacetylase: MKNLLITADDFGMCQIVDQAILDLIELGMITTTNVITNMETLKNSALLKEKYPRISVGIHWNVSTGKPTCRPEKVSTLLNENGDFYDGDRFKRRISKGLIQPAQLREEMIRQYELFREYCGEADYWNVHENTVLCRKAYRIFSDVAGELGIRRTRNYQRVYLDLEVLHGLRRAREMLVRRYMDLWYGQVIKRRFSMPEGRIIAFGEKSKTNLPKLMDALQHSPKQNIELVVHPSTGGSHPLFGDMNTQRLKEYEFFKDPNTIEALQKSFHLIGFHDLDEGDE, from the coding sequence ATGAAAAATCTGTTGATCACAGCCGATGACTTTGGGATGTGTCAAATCGTGGATCAGGCCATTCTGGATCTTATCGAGTTGGGAATGATCACCACAACAAATGTGATCACAAATATGGAGACCCTAAAAAATAGTGCTTTGCTGAAAGAAAAATATCCGCGGATCTCCGTCGGCATCCACTGGAATGTCTCCACGGGAAAGCCTACTTGCCGACCGGAAAAGGTATCAACGCTCTTGAACGAAAACGGAGACTTTTATGATGGAGACCGGTTCAAGAGACGGATTTCCAAAGGCTTGATCCAACCGGCACAGCTGCGGGAAGAAATGATCCGTCAATACGAATTGTTTCGGGAGTATTGCGGAGAAGCAGACTACTGGAATGTCCACGAAAATACCGTGTTATGCAGAAAAGCCTATAGGATTTTTTCCGATGTGGCAGGAGAGTTGGGCATCCGTCGGACGAGAAATTATCAGCGGGTGTATCTGGACCTGGAAGTGCTCCACGGACTGCGGAGGGCCCGGGAGATGTTGGTGCGGCGATATATGGACTTATGGTACGGTCAAGTGATCAAAAGGAGGTTTTCCATGCCGGAGGGGAGGATCATCGCCTTTGGAGAGAAAAGCAAAACAAATCTCCCCAAACTGATGGACGCACTCCAACATTCGCCAAAACAAAACATCGAGCTGGTGGTGCATCCATCCACGGGAGGGTCTCACCCTCTCTTTGGCGACATGAACACCCAACGATTGAAGGAATACGAATTTTTCAAAGACCCCAATACGATAGAGGCACTTCAAAAAAGCTTTCACCTGATTGGGTTTCATGATCTGGATGAAGGGGATGAGTAA
- a CDS encoding LicD family protein produces MDRDMKEVQDKILEVALYLDAFCREHGVVYFLMGGSALGAMRHKGFIPWDDDFDVFMDRKNYRRFLQVAEKHLDTKRFYLQKENTEEWPLFFTKLRMNNTTFIEEDIRERSMHKGFYVDVMCLNNAARNKVLRFSQYLAARLLVARTLGSKGYRTDRTWKKLALIISAMVVRGPVFQGLMDHVRRYNDKETSLVGHFFGRAKFKNTSFPREYLGRPRLVEFSGHLLPVPEKVEEYLALRYGLGYMEIPDEKTKAAYPVHAVFVDPTTDYSEYETMENGKIRSLIPS; encoded by the coding sequence GTGGATCGAGATATGAAGGAAGTCCAGGACAAGATCCTGGAAGTTGCCCTGTATTTGGATGCTTTCTGCAGGGAACATGGCGTGGTCTATTTTCTGATGGGCGGGTCTGCTTTGGGAGCCATGAGACATAAAGGATTCATTCCTTGGGACGACGATTTTGACGTATTTATGGATCGCAAGAATTACAGACGATTTCTTCAAGTCGCTGAAAAACATTTGGATACAAAACGATTTTATCTGCAAAAGGAAAATACGGAAGAATGGCCTCTCTTCTTCACCAAGCTGCGGATGAATAACACCACTTTCATAGAAGAAGACATTCGGGAAAGATCCATGCACAAAGGGTTTTACGTGGACGTGATGTGCTTGAACAATGCTGCGAGAAACAAGGTCCTCCGGTTTTCTCAATACTTGGCAGCAAGACTGCTTGTGGCCCGAACACTGGGATCAAAGGGTTATCGGACCGACCGAACCTGGAAGAAGCTGGCGTTGATCATTTCCGCAATGGTTGTCAGAGGGCCTGTTTTTCAAGGGTTGATGGACCATGTTCGCCGTTACAACGACAAAGAGACTTCCTTGGTGGGACACTTTTTCGGCCGGGCAAAATTCAAGAATACATCGTTTCCAAGGGAGTATCTGGGACGTCCCCGGCTGGTGGAATTTTCCGGTCATCTGCTGCCAGTTCCCGAAAAAGTGGAAGAGTACCTGGCATTGCGCTATGGCTTGGGCTACATGGAAATTCCGGATGAAAAAACGAAGGCGGCTTATCCGGTCCATGCCGTGTTTGTGGATCCTACAACAGACTACTCGGAGTACGAAACAATGGAAAACGGGAAGATCCGATCTCTGATCCCGTCTTGA
- a CDS encoding VanZ family protein gives MKNRSGTNKKWNLAVLSILLVTLVPFRFEPGGKRILNLVPFRNMVEMIFASKNLARACWNIGVNVALFIPFGYLTGKDRGGKEKSFVDVALMGFVFSMAIEVIQYVLPTGRSADIDDVILNTLGTCLGYAVWKVEKDGLRERKNELR, from the coding sequence ATGAAAAACAGATCGGGAACCAATAAAAAATGGAACTTGGCCGTCTTGTCGATCCTACTTGTCACCCTGGTTCCTTTTCGTTTCGAACCTGGTGGGAAAAGGATCTTGAACCTGGTACCATTTCGCAACATGGTGGAGATGATCTTTGCATCGAAGAACTTGGCGCGGGCATGTTGGAACATAGGGGTGAATGTGGCACTGTTTATTCCCTTCGGATACTTGACGGGGAAGGATCGAGGAGGAAAAGAAAAAAGTTTTGTTGATGTTGCCCTCATGGGATTTGTTTTTTCCATGGCCATAGAAGTGATCCAATATGTTCTTCCCACAGGACGCTCTGCCGATATCGATGATGTGATCCTCAACACCTTGGGCACATGTCTGGGGTATGCGGTGTGGAAAGTGGAAAAGGACGGGTTGCGCGAAAGGAAGAATGAACTGAGGTGA
- the serS gene encoding serine--tRNA ligase, translated as MLDIKKIRENTQEVNELLQRKGNYSVDSLLALDEKRRKLITEVEEKKAEQNRVSKMIPVYKKEKKDVTDILAEMKSLSEEIKGKDEILKSIEEEVRQTLLELPNIPHPDVVIGKDDSDNRLVRIWGEPRKFDFDIKAHWDLGTDLDILDFERASKITGARFSLFKGKGAKLERAIINFMLAVHTDEGGYTELSTPFMVNRDCMTGTGQFPKFEDDAFRVVEDRDLFLIPTAEVPVTNYHREEILNEEDLPLYYTAYSPCFRKEAGSAGRDTRGLIRNHQFDKVEVVKFSKPETSYEELERLTADAEKILQKLELPYRVVELSTGDMSFSSAKTYDIEVWMPSYDRYVEISSCSNFEDYQARRANIRYRDKETGKTNFVHTLNGSGLAVGRTFAAILENYQNEDGSIRIPAALQGFLGGLEQIKK; from the coding sequence ATGTTAGACATCAAAAAAATCAGAGAGAATACGCAAGAAGTCAATGAACTTCTCCAACGAAAAGGCAATTATAGTGTGGATTCCCTGTTGGCTTTGGATGAGAAAAGACGAAAGCTGATCACGGAAGTGGAAGAGAAAAAGGCAGAGCAAAACAGGGTCTCCAAGATGATACCCGTTTATAAAAAAGAAAAGAAGGATGTCACGGACATTCTTGCAGAGATGAAGAGCCTGTCCGAGGAGATCAAGGGAAAAGACGAGATCCTGAAAAGCATCGAGGAGGAAGTGCGCCAGACCCTCCTGGAGCTGCCCAATATTCCCCATCCTGATGTGGTCATCGGAAAAGACGACTCGGACAACCGATTGGTCCGAATCTGGGGAGAACCCAGGAAGTTTGATTTCGATATAAAGGCCCACTGGGATCTGGGAACAGATCTGGATATTCTGGACTTTGAACGAGCCTCCAAGATCACCGGCGCCAGATTCAGTTTGTTCAAAGGAAAAGGCGCCAAGCTGGAGCGGGCCATCATCAACTTCATGCTGGCGGTCCATACGGATGAGGGCGGCTATACGGAGCTGTCCACCCCTTTTATGGTCAACAGGGACTGCATGACCGGAACGGGTCAATTCCCCAAGTTTGAAGACGACGCATTTCGAGTTGTGGAGGATCGGGATCTGTTCTTGATCCCCACGGCGGAAGTGCCGGTGACCAATTATCATCGGGAGGAGATACTCAATGAGGAAGATTTGCCGCTGTATTACACCGCATATTCTCCATGCTTCCGGAAGGAAGCGGGCAGTGCGGGCCGGGACACCAGGGGATTGATCCGAAACCACCAATTCGACAAAGTGGAAGTGGTGAAGTTCAGCAAACCGGAAACATCCTATGAGGAACTGGAGCGGTTGACGGCGGATGCAGAGAAGATACTGCAGAAGCTGGAGCTTCCTTACCGGGTCGTGGAACTGTCCACCGGGGACATGTCCTTCTCATCGGCAAAAACCTACGATATCGAAGTCTGGATGCCCAGCTACGATCGGTATGTAGAGATCAGTTCCTGCTCCAATTTTGAAGACTACCAGGCCAGACGGGCCAACATCCGCTACCGGGACAAGGAGACGGGCAAAACAAACTTTGTCCACACGCTCAACGGATCCGGCTTGGCCGTAGGAAGAACCTTTGCCGCCATTTTGGAGAACTATCAGAATGAAGATGGAAGTATAAGGATCCCGGCAGCTTTGCAAGGATTTTTGGGAGGACTGGAGCAAATCAAGAAGTAG
- a CDS encoding UPF0182 family membrane protein, producing MQSNKSKKLLTIIIAAVAILGALFALFSNFYIDYLWFKETGYTQVFFKEIVTKLQLGVPMFLISTILLYFYFRFIKKYVNKSSIVVIREKKKDFISLGAGAVVGLVLTVIATNALWYRILEYVNAEPFGVLDPIFNKDVSFYVFQLPFLESLFNVLSLVVFVIFVATLVYTAMFFWFKKSPQVEVEVGVDHRVQELKDFLMSFGNIMVKQVGIFVALFFILTAYSYYLRRFGLLFSVSEISYGAGYTDSTVRLPVYTAMIFLSLASAAASIFFGFRKKLKWIAIAPVVMIAVSFLGGAAGLVVENYVVGPNQFGREEAYLERHIDFTTKAYGLENVVTKEFSAKQNITLEDLEENERTISNIPINDYRPTLDVYNSIQAFRIYYQFHDVDIDRYELDGDYTQVFISAREMDNQQLEENARTWINQHLKYTHGFGVAMSPVNRINEVGQPDLAIKDIPPMSNNNITIEEPRIYFGELTDTYAITNAKTPEFDYPEGSNNKENFYTGNAGIPLNFFNRLAFTINLGETKILLSSEITGESKMLIRRNIIERLQTIAPFLAYDEDPYVVASEGKLYWIVDAFTLSDRYPYAKPFGEEGTFNYVRNSVKVVIDAYNGDVTFYQVEPDDPLATVYENIYKDILVPIDQMPADLRSHVRYSQEMFDIQADMYRTYHMTNARVFYNKEDQWELPRQIYGAEKQIEMVESTYLIMKLPEREEEFTLMVPFTARQRDNMVAWMAAMNDGDSYGDIMVYTFPKQTLVYGPMQIEQRVDQDTVISPQLTLLGQQGSEVIRGNMMAIPIEEAILYIEPVYIRARDSDRSLPEVKKIIVSYNNRIIMADSLQDGLNQIFGISDPDDDEGDGDDEQPGVVIPGDLNSLILEANTLFDQAQEAQQNGDWAEYGRLIQELEDVLSQLQTLQLGVPETPLPETIEESVNEEVVEE from the coding sequence ATGCAGTCAAACAAGAGCAAAAAACTTCTCACCATCATCATAGCAGCAGTGGCCATATTGGGGGCACTCTTTGCGTTATTTAGCAATTTTTACATTGATTATTTGTGGTTCAAGGAAACGGGATATACCCAAGTGTTTTTTAAGGAGATCGTCACCAAGTTGCAGCTGGGTGTACCAATGTTTCTCATCTCAACGATCCTGCTGTATTTTTATTTCCGGTTCATCAAGAAATACGTCAATAAAAGCAGCATCGTAGTGATTCGAGAAAAAAAGAAGGATTTTATCTCCTTGGGAGCCGGAGCAGTAGTAGGACTGGTCTTGACGGTAATTGCCACAAATGCCTTGTGGTATCGGATCCTGGAATATGTCAATGCGGAACCCTTTGGCGTATTGGATCCCATCTTCAATAAAGACGTCTCCTTTTATGTGTTTCAACTGCCTTTTTTAGAGAGCCTCTTCAACGTACTCTCTCTAGTGGTATTTGTGATCTTTGTAGCAACGCTGGTTTATACGGCCATGTTCTTTTGGTTCAAAAAATCACCCCAAGTGGAAGTGGAAGTCGGGGTGGATCATCGCGTCCAGGAGTTGAAGGACTTTTTGATGAGCTTCGGCAACATCATGGTCAAACAGGTCGGAATATTTGTCGCTCTTTTCTTTATATTGACGGCTTATAGCTATTACCTGAGAAGGTTTGGTTTGCTTTTCTCCGTGTCGGAGATCTCTTATGGGGCAGGATATACGGATTCTACTGTTCGGTTGCCGGTTTACACGGCCATGATCTTTCTGTCGCTGGCGTCGGCTGCAGCCTCCATATTCTTCGGATTTCGAAAGAAATTGAAGTGGATCGCCATAGCGCCTGTTGTCATGATCGCCGTGTCCTTCCTTGGAGGCGCCGCCGGTTTGGTCGTGGAAAACTATGTCGTAGGACCCAACCAATTCGGTCGGGAAGAAGCCTATTTGGAGCGGCACATCGACTTTACAACCAAAGCCTACGGCTTGGAAAATGTGGTGACCAAGGAGTTTTCGGCCAAACAAAACATCACCCTGGAAGACCTGGAAGAGAACGAAAGGACCATCAGCAACATTCCCATCAATGATTATCGACCCACTCTGGATGTCTACAACTCCATCCAGGCGTTTCGGATCTACTATCAGTTCCATGATGTGGATATCGACCGGTATGAGCTGGATGGCGATTATACCCAAGTATTCATTTCTGCAAGAGAAATGGACAATCAGCAGCTGGAAGAAAACGCCAGGACTTGGATCAATCAACACTTGAAATACACCCATGGTTTTGGCGTTGCCATGTCTCCCGTCAACAGAATCAATGAAGTGGGCCAGCCAGACCTTGCAATAAAGGACATACCTCCCATGTCCAACAATAACATCACCATTGAAGAACCGCGGATCTACTTTGGAGAATTGACGGACACTTACGCCATCACCAATGCAAAGACTCCGGAATTTGACTATCCGGAAGGAAGCAACAACAAGGAAAACTTCTATACCGGAAACGCAGGCATCCCGTTGAACTTCTTCAACAGGTTGGCTTTTACGATAAACCTGGGAGAAACGAAGATCCTGCTTTCTTCCGAGATCACCGGTGAGAGCAAGATGCTGATCCGACGGAATATCATTGAACGTCTCCAGACCATTGCACCATTTTTGGCCTATGACGAAGATCCCTATGTCGTCGCATCGGAAGGGAAGCTGTATTGGATCGTGGATGCTTTCACGTTGAGTGACCGCTATCCCTATGCAAAGCCCTTTGGAGAAGAGGGAACATTCAATTATGTGAGAAATTCCGTAAAAGTAGTCATTGATGCCTACAATGGAGATGTGACTTTTTATCAAGTGGAACCTGATGATCCCCTCGCCACTGTCTATGAGAACATATATAAAGACATTTTAGTGCCCATCGATCAGATGCCGGCAGATCTGCGAAGCCACGTACGATATTCCCAGGAAATGTTTGATATACAGGCGGACATGTACCGAACCTATCACATGACCAATGCCAGGGTCTTCTACAACAAGGAAGACCAGTGGGAACTGCCCAGACAGATCTATGGAGCCGAAAAACAGATCGAGATGGTGGAGAGTACCTATCTGATCATGAAGCTGCCCGAACGGGAAGAAGAATTTACCTTGATGGTACCTTTTACGGCGAGACAACGGGACAACATGGTCGCCTGGATGGCTGCCATGAACGACGGAGACAGTTACGGGGACATTATGGTATATACTTTCCCGAAACAGACCCTGGTCTATGGTCCCATGCAGATCGAGCAGCGGGTGGATCAGGATACGGTCATATCGCCCCAGTTGACCTTGCTGGGTCAACAGGGATCGGAGGTCATCCGAGGAAACATGATGGCCATACCCATCGAAGAAGCTATCTTGTACATCGAACCGGTCTACATCCGAGCCCGGGACAGCGACCGAAGCCTGCCGGAGGTCAAAAAGATCATCGTATCCTACAACAACAGGATCATCATGGCCGACAGCCTGCAAGACGGTTTGAATCAAATATTTGGAATTTCTGATCCGGACGACGACGAAGGAGACGGAGACGATGAACAACCGGGAGTTGTGATCCCCGGTGATTTGAATTCCCTCATCCTGGAAGCCAATACCTTGTTCGACCAGGCACAGGAAGCCCAACAAAACGGCGACTGGGCGGAATATGGACGTTTGATCCAGGAGTTGGAAGACGTACTAAGCCAGCTGCAGACGCTGCAGCTGGGCGTACCGGAAACGCCATTGCCGGAAACGATAGAAGAGTCTGTCAATGAGGAAGTTGTGGAAGAATAA
- a CDS encoding transcription repressor NadR: MNSQERRKKLMENLKRVNAAVSGNELAALFGVSRQVIVQDIALLRAEGNDIVATARGYLYPHRSTDAIVKTIAVKHKSESMGEELYTIVEFGAKILDITVEHPIYGEIKGNLMLSTRQEVDDFVRDFQASGASPLSVVTNGVHLHSIEVPSMKIFELIQTALREKDFLLEN; the protein is encoded by the coding sequence ATGAACAGTCAGGAACGAAGAAAAAAGTTGATGGAAAACCTGAAACGAGTGAATGCCGCTGTCTCAGGAAATGAATTGGCGGCACTATTCGGCGTCAGCAGACAGGTGATCGTACAGGACATTGCCTTGCTTCGAGCGGAGGGAAACGACATTGTGGCAACAGCCAGAGGTTACCTGTATCCTCATAGAAGTACGGATGCCATCGTAAAAACCATTGCCGTGAAACACAAGTCGGAGTCCATGGGCGAAGAGCTGTACACCATCGTAGAGTTTGGCGCTAAAATATTGGACATTACCGTGGAACATCCCATTTATGGAGAGATCAAGGGCAACTTGATGCTGTCCACCAGACAGGAAGTAGATGATTTCGTGCGGGATTTTCAAGCGAGTGGTGCATCTCCCCTTTCTGTTGTGACCAATGGGGTCCATCTCCATTCCATCGAAGTACCCAGCATGAAAATATTTGAATTGATCCAGACAGCTTTAAGAGAAAAAGATTTCCTGTTGGAAAACTAA